The DNA segment CCCCGCACCCCCGCACCCCCgcaccccggcccggccggcgaggatgaagatgaagagggaggggcggCCCAAGGGGAGAGCCGCAGGACCCGGAAAAGTGGGCGCACACACCCATCGCcctccttacacacacacacatacacacacacccatcacCCCCCCTCCTTATGCACACCCATCACCCCCCTTCCttacacacacacccatcacCCCCcttccttacacacacacacacccccatcacccccccttccttacacacacacacacccccatcaccccccttccttacacacacaccctccaTCACCCCCcttccttacacacacacacacccatcacaCCCCCCCTTCCttacacacacacccatcacACCCCCCCTTACACACACCCATCACACCCCCCCTTccttacacacacacccacacacaaaacccatcacccccccacacacacccacatcacATCCccattattacacacacacacatcatgccTCCCTCCTTACACACACATCACACCCCActtccttacacacacacacacacacacatcacaatccctccttacacacacacacacacacacacatcacaatccctccttacacacacacacaccacacccccccttccttacacacacacatacatcacccccccccttccttacacacacccccacacacaaaacccatcacctctcccccccacacccacatcACGCCTCCTtccttacacacacacatcatgcctccctccttacacacacacacatcacaatccctccttacacacacacaccacaccccccccttccttacacacacatacatcacACCCCcttccttacacacacacaccacacccccaTTCTTACAACGCCCCCAATCGCATCCCCTTCCGCACACCGAGGCCCCGGGAATCGGCCGAGAGAGGAGCTGCACCCATCGCCCTGGGAGTGCATTTCTTCAAATTAAAATTCTGGATGgttccggccccgggcccccagaTGGGGGCTAAAGCGGCCGCCCGGGGTCGTCCAGGATGACGGGACACACTGCATTCGGGATGGCGGCCGGCCCATTATTGacgtgtccttctccccctcgccACCCTCACGTCACTGGCATACCCCAACCGGAGAGCTGAGCGCCACTGACCGGTAACGGTGGTGGACGGCCGCTCCGGCTGGAAGGAGATGTGGGCTCGAACTCTGCCCTCCACCTGCCCGTGGGACCCTGGGCCGGTCGTCTGATCCTCCCGTAGCCTCGGTTCCCACCCTTGCCCCCGAAGAGCGAGGCTTTCaggggacccccggcccacggTTCCATCTTCTCTTGGCAGGACGGAGAGGGATGCTTCAAACTGGTCGACGGACAAGCTGAAAGCCCTGCTCCTGGCCGTGCGGGTGCAGGACGAGGAGGGCGTCTGCGAGGTGACGGAGGTGAGCAAGCTGGATGGAGAGGCTTCCATCAACAACCGTAAAGGCAAGCTCATCTTCTTCTACGAGTGGAACATCAAACTGAACTGGCTCGGTGAGTAGGACCGTGGCTCTCGGAGCTCGGATGAGCCCGCGCTCCTCCTCCGGTCGGGCGCCGCGGCCGACAACCTCCGTCTGGTGCACGGGAGATGAAACTTTAGAGTGGCTGAGGAGCCGCTGCCCTCCCCGTGTGGCGCCTGACTTCATCATGTCTTGCCATGCTGGGTTGGCATCACTGCCCCTCAGAAGCTgctaggaggaaaggggagggcggggaggagggattaGCTGGTCCTGGCAGAGGGTGTTCTggctccatccccaccctccctccccgacgAGGCTGAGGCTGACATCTCCAGGGCCGGTGGGGTTCCGGCATGGGGCagaacaccgccccccccccccccccccccccccccgcctgtgaCGACAGCTCCGTGTGGCAGTGCGGCCCACGTCTGGGGGGGTTCCTGGGGCTGTGCAGAGTCAGGGGGACGACAGGGACGAcaagacccattcctgcccacccaCAGCCCTTCCCCGTCCCGACTCCGAGAGCTCCCGAGTGTGGGAATCTCCAGGTTGGACGGGGATGCCCCACCGCCCCCGGCAGCAATGGTAGAGGCAGAGCCCGGTGCAGCTGTGGGCAGGGTGGCGACCCTGCCCGTTGTGGAGTGTTTGGTGGTGCCCCCGTCCCCTGAGAGCCTCCGCTGGCTCCAAGGATAAATAGCCAGGTGCTGTTGACCCTTgctcctggggctgggggagaggcccGGTCTAGTTGCTTGGACTTCTTTGAAGCGGGTCTCGGCTTGAGACAGAGAAAAATGCAAGCAAAGGGAATGTGTAAaaatcaatctggtatttattgagtgctttctgtgggccgggcactgtaccgagtgcgtCGGAGACTACGGTGCAGTTtcttggagctcacggtctagcagAGGAGTCAGACAGGAAAAtaaatggtgataatgataatgatactcgttaagcgcttgctgtgcgtcgggcaccgttccgagggctggggtagattcaagttcatcgATTTGGACAGAATCCCTCTGTCCTCTGAGAATGCCCAGCAtcctttgaggcccagagaagtgcaatgacttgcccaaggtcacagcagacaggtggtggggccgggattagaggccgATTCTcgggcccttgctccttcctctgggccacgctgcttctcttacaagaATAACAGCAGAGTATAAAGCTGGGTGtagaagtgttgtgggggtggcggggagcacTTAAGTCTCTGGGGGTGGGCATCGAGTGCGAGGCAGTTGGCAGGGAAGGCACCCCGAGTTCTTCTGTCCATCGAGCCAGTGACTTCCGAGCAGGTCCCTGAGATCGATCGGGCCCCTCTGGTTGTGGGGGAGCTAGCGTTGGAGAAATCCAGAGGTGAAGCGGATTTCTTTCCCTCAGAGCCAGAGCCGCCTCTCGGAGAATTCCGAAGCTCCGATTTTGTCGAGGAGTCTTTGGCCTCCACTCGTCAGTCCCTCCACAGTTCGTTTTCCAAGAAACCTGTGAGGGTCCAAAATTGAGAGTGGTGGAGCACTGGACCCtgtcagaaagcagcatggccctgtggatagaAGTGGGCCTCGGAGCCCCAAGTACCCGACTTCTCGGCTCTGCCGTTCGTCTGccttctgaccctgggcaagtcacttcacttctctgggcctccatttccttgtctgtgaaatggggattgagaccgtgagtcccacgtggacagggcctgggtccaactcaattagctggTGTCTACAGGACCTGGCACGTcctgagtgcttaacgaattccattcaaaaaagaaaaaaaaggaaaaaacggGGCCACGATTGTCACCACATTGACTCAGTTCAGTTGCAGGCCTCTGCCCGCCTGCCGCCGTTTCATCGGGTATCTCGTCTCGCCTGGAGTCTCTCAGCTTTGATTGGACGCCGTCACCACGGAGCAGACGAGTGTCTTTGAGTGTGCTTGGGGTCCCACCCAGAGGGGCGACAGTGGAGTGAGATTCCCGAGGTCCAAGAAAGGGCGTTGGCAAGCCCAGCCCGGGGTCTCATGTCATCACTCTGCCTGCTAGTaataaaaggggagaggggaaagatgatGACACCCTTAGCTTATTCTAAGTGGTTCCGCAGTAGGTCCTTCAGGGTTTTCCTTACTCTTGTCTCGGCTCTCCTAGAGCTCAGGCGCGGAACGTTTCTTCCCCAGATACTTTCAGTAGGCCCGGTGTCGCTTCTGTGGGGCAGAGTCTGACCCTTCTGTTGGTTGGCGGGGCCGAGCCGTTGGTCCCAGTTGTCTTCTGGGTCTCTCAGCTGGTTCCGGGAGACGGCCGGAGCGAGCGAGCTGCCGAGGGGCCCGggcaggggagagcaggagaaggacggggcaggcaggggaggagatggaggagggccaGACGGGGATGCGCTAAGCAGAGGCTCATGGTTATCGTCCGCAGGCACGTCCAAGTCGGGAGTGAAATACAAGGGGCACGTGGAGATCCCCAACCTGTCCGACGAAAATGACGTGGACGAAGTGGAGGTACGTGCGACCCGGTCTCCGTTCTCTCTCGGGGCTTCAGACTTGCGCGActgccaccccccggcccccgaaaCCCCTCCGCGGGCCTGGCTCTGCCTGGGGGAGGGACCGTCGGGAATGCCTCCTCTCGCCGTCCCCCGTCACCTGCTCAGTTGTCAGGCCCACCCAGCGGCAAGCCTCCTCCGGTTTCTCCCTCAGATCAGCGTGAGCCTCGCCAAAGATGAGCCCGACACGACCCTCGTGGCCATAATGAAACGGGAAGGTGTGAAGAAGATCCGCGATGCGGTCGGAACTTACATCGGCACCCTCAAAACAGGTACGTGCGACCCGGGACGCTGCTCCCCGGGCTTCTGCCGCACCTGTCAAAGGGGGGAGCCGCCTTTGACAGAACTAGGGCCTTGGGGGCCCTCGGTTCAACTAGAGGAATCACCCGAAGAATTAATCTCCACCAGTGGTACCCAACTAGGGCAAGCCCGCCGCTCTCTTTGGCGCTCGCCCCGTGGAGGGATCCCGTACCGGGAAAGGAAGGATGGAACGGTTGGGGTGGCTGGGGACCCAGCCCGTCCGGCCCCCGGCCTTGGTCTCTGGAGCAGCAGGGCGGTGCAGCAGTTGAACCACGTCAGAAAGTAGTGCCCAGAGCTACTTGATCGGTGAACTACTCTGCCAATCTTGTGACTTCCCAGTCCCCCTCAGGCTGGACATCACTGCCCAGAATGGGACTCGTTACTGGGGGGGAGGATTCGGGACATGGAGAGGAGAGCGAGAGGCCCTTTGGAggccctttagagaagcagcgtggcgcagtggaaagagcacgggctttggagtcagggctcaagagttcgaatcccagctctgccacttgtctgctgtgtgactgtgggcaagtcacttaactactctgtgcctcagttccctcatctgtaaaatggggattaagactgtgagccccacgtgggacaacctgattcccctatgtctaccccagcgcttagaacagtgcttggcacatagtaagcgcttaacaaataccaacattattattattattattggatggtCCATCCTTAAACGTTAGAAAGGACCAACGTTAAGGAGTTCCTCCGAGGCGGCCTCCCGAGATAGAAAGGTAGTGATAGTGATagatatttattaaaggcttattgCATGCAGGGCCCAGGACTAAGCGATTACACGGGGGATGATCAGGTACTATGGTCCCTGGCTTTCCGCTCCAGTCTAAAAATGAGACAGAGATGGGTTCGGTGACAGACACCGGGGGAGTGAGGGGGGAGGAGATCGAGTGGTCTAAATCCCAAAGTAGAGGCCAGTGAGTCCAGCGGTAAAGGGAGCCCGTAAGGGGTCGGGGTGCAGCCTCCCCTCCGCCAAGGTGATGGACCGTCGGTTCCCACCCAAAGCTAGAAAACGCAGAGGGGCTGCCTCGCCTTAAACCGACATCGGCCTTCTTCCAGTTACCGGGCGTCAGCGAGGCTGCTCTTCCCCTGGCACCGTCGGCCACTGGCCTCCAACAGCCCGGTGGtttgctcactctctccccttcgtCCCCAACTGTACTAAAACTCGACGGCCGTCCGGCATCTCACAGTCGCCCCTTCGGTGGGGTTAAGATACATCCGTTTTTGGTTCGTGAGAGAAGGTCGCGTCCTGTGTTGACAGCGAAGACGTAACCCCTTGGGGGTGGGATTTTGTCTTGGCAGAGTTCACCCAGGGCATGATCTTACCTACAGTGAACGGCGACGCCAACGAACCAGCCCCGCAGCCCGCACCAAAAGCCGAGGAGCCGAAAGTAAGTGGGACGTGGGGTGGCGAAGCTCAGGGAGGGCCCGGTGCGGGCAGTTTCCTCCGGCTTCCCGCTGAACGGCTACAGAGGCCCGGAGGGGGCATGCCGCCTCACTCATGCACGTGCACGTCCGAAGCAGCTGGCGCTCGCACCCAAGTCAGCCTCATACCTCCGAACCGGGCTTCCCGGCAGCTCGGGCGCCTGCCTGTGTcgcaggccgggggcgggagggtctcCTCCCGTAGAGGGACTTGGGGGCGTGTCACATTATTTCTGGCTGTCTGCCGGCGGAGGCCCTGCCCAGGGAGACGTGTCAGTTCGGGTTCCCAAGCGAGAGGCCCCAACGCAAGATGCTGGCGGGGGGATTCAAAGACTCTGTGCTGACACCAGGCTGATTCTAGTCGGGCCTGTCCTTTCTTATATGACATccatccccttttacaggtgggCCTGTGGCAACtagccgggcttgggagaggaaccGTGGCGGCTGTGCTCAAAAGAAGCTGGGAGCCCTGGGAATTCCGTCTTCCTCTAGAGCCCCACCCCGCCCTGCCCATTGATCTAAACCCCAATTCCTCCTCCTGGGCCCAGAACTTTCCTCTGGCTCCAGTCTCCTCGGGAGGGAGACCGACCCGTACtcctgcttgggagagagaggctCCGGCCACGTGAACCCAATGTGGACTCTGACCACGAAGTCTCTTGGCTGGAACTTTCACCTTTAGCCCCATTTTCCCACAGGCCAAGACCGGCACATCGGCAAACCAGTCCAAATCTGTCGGCGTCAAAATTCCCACCTGTAAGATCAGCCTGAAGGACTCATTCTTGACATCTCCCGAAGAACTCTACAGAGTGTTTCTTACCCAGGAGGTAAGGATGGACTGAAGCCGAGAACCGGTCAGGGTCCGTGGCGCCTAGAGCCGTGGGTGTTGCCGGCGGGGAGCGCGGCACTTGAGAGAAGCCTAGCCCACGGAGGTCTTTTTAGCTGGGACCTCGCTGGACAGAAGGGAAAAGCCTCCACCATTAGGATGAAGTGGAGCGCCTGGTGGACGTGGCTCAAGTGCACCTTAAATCCCACCTCGTTCCCCACCCTTCAGCGATCATGGTGATGAAGTTTGGCCATTTTTCCCACGTGCTAATGAATCACTTGCCCTGGTACGGTGGGTGCCAAGTCAGGTGACAGCAGTGGCCCAGAGTGGCATGGAAGGCCGGGCACATGCTCTGCTGGGCAAGGCTGACTTGCTGCGGGACCAAATGGGAGGGGCCGGGCCTCCGTGATTGCAGGAGCCGCGTCTGGGAAAGTCGAGGCCCGGTGCCGGGGTCTGTTGGTTGGGGTGGCCTCGATCCCCCTTCTCTGTACCCTGCAGATGGTACAGGCCTTTACCCACGCTCCCGCCACTCTGGAAGCGGACAAGGGCGGCAAGTTCCACTTACTGGACGGCAATGTCAGCGGAGAATTCATAGAGCTGGTGAGTGGCTCCTGGCCCTGGCcgggtctccctttcctccctcccctcctgaccCCCTGCCTCAGGGCTTGCCTCCAGCCGGCGGCTGGAAACGCAGCCCGATTCTTCGTCCCGTGGCCCTGTCCCTTGAACCCCGTCCCTTGAGCGGGCCACCGACGCTCTGATCCAATAAAGTtagggggctggagctgggtgCTGGGCTGACGACACCCCCGCGCCTCTCAAATTTCTCTCGGGTCCCATGGTGCAGATAATGGGTTGTATTGGTGAAATCCCCACCAAACTCTGCCCGGTCAGGTGGGCACCATGCACGTCTATCTGCTGCCTGCAAGTCGGCCTCTCCTGCTCACTTTGTGGCCCAGCAGGCccctgaaggaagaggaggggggaggctcaCCCGGACAGAGAAGGGGGTCTCTTCACAGCTTCATGTTCTGCCTGTCCAGGTACCTGAGAAACACATCACCATGAAGTggaggttcaaatcctggcccgaGGGTAAGTTAGCTGGCCGAACCCCAGTGCAACTGCCGCCGAGCACCATGGGGGCTCGGTCTAGAAGAAGAGCGCCGTAGTCCCGGTGGCAGGGCCTTctccgggaggtggggggggggggggggggctctcctgAACgaatctgtcccctctccccctccctgcagggtTGAACTGGTCACTGCTGCTGGGGGCCTGAGGGCATCCCGTGagcgcagggggaggggaaggccagaggccgcggggcggggcggcgctcTCACTCACCTGCGGGCTCCTCACCCTCCTTGGGCCTCCCCCCAGGGCACTTTGCCACCATCACCTTGACGTTCATCGACAAAGATGGCGAGACGGAGGTGCGGATGGAGGGCAAGGGCGTGCCGGCTCCCGAGGAGGAGCGGACGCGGCAGGGCTGGCAGCGGTACTACTTCGAGGGCATCAAACAGACCTTTGGCTACGGCGCGCGCTTGTTCTAGTCCCCGGCGCGCGTGCTTGTGGCCCCTTtgtttcctcagccccacggctggGATGAGCAGGATGGCACGACCGTGGGCCCCCGGGCCCTGGCCTCCCCCACACTCAACGAGGGTTTGTGCATGCTTTCTGCTGGGCGGGATCAAATGCCGCCATCTCTTTTACCTGTACATACGCTaaataaactgaaatgaaaaaggaGCTGGTGGCAGTGCGTGCTTGGGGAGCGGGGGGCAGAGCGGCACTTGGGCACCGCTGCCACGACAGCCTGATTCTCGGGTGCAGGGGAGAGGTATCGGCTCCCCGGCCGCAGCCCTATTGGAGCCGAACGGGCAGGGCCCTTTCCGAGAAGTGGTGCCGCCCCAGCCAGCTCCCGCTTCGGGAGGGCTTCATGCAACCGGGACAGGGTGCCATGTGTGGCCCGGCGGGTGCCCCCAGACTTTCCGTTCCTAGCTCATGTGAGTAATGGGGCCGGGAAGGCCTGCCCCGCTGCCCGCCCAAGGCTCCGGGGTCTGAGCTGCAGGAAGTCCAGCCAAGCGTTGGCCCGACTGTCCTTGCCAGgtatgggggggtgggagaggcaccCGCAGGCCCCGAGGAATGCCACTTGCCCCTTCCCGTGcctaaggtggggggtggggagacaggaccCATCTTCCCCTCGCCCCAAGAGTCTAGAGGCAGTCGGGTCATCTGTACGAGCTGGGACGACCCCTGCTTGGGGCATCCCCAGAAAGGGGAAGGGCAGAAGAGGTTCCTCCTGGCCCACTGAGGACTGTGATCTGTGGCTTCTCCCTGCTCTGGAGCGGTAAGAACACTCGCCTCTTGTTCTCAAATCACCCACTCTGAGCCGAGGGACACGTGTATCGGGGCCCTGCTACCCGCCCACTTTCCACCTCTTGTAGCTACAACTGCTCCCTTAGCTTATTTccatcgctgctgctgctgctgcttattgCCAGTAAGAACCTGTATTTctaccacccctttctccctccgGAAAGGGCTGTGAGCTCAGTCTCCTCAAGCCGCTCtatgagaagagggaaagaaaagcaggTAGTATGGGCGTGGACCTGAACCCCGGAAGCCTCAGCTCCTAAAGCTCGCTTTGGGCCAGAGTCAAGTACCTTGGCCGGGGTCCCCCGCCGGCTCTGACTATGTGGGCCCAGCACCTGAAATCAAGCAGCCAGAGAGCCTATTGTGGAGCAGCCagggtaggaaggagggagggatggaggaaagcaGGCCTGCCTTCCTCATTCACCGCTCCCTTCCCACTTTGACCTAGATCCAAAATTCAAGTCTTCTCTCTCAGGCGTGGTGTCGTCAGGGGTCTGAGCCCAGCCCCAACCTCATCCAGGTGCTGCCCCGGGCCGGCCACCTGCACGGCATCAATTTCCCCTTTGTGTGCATACAATGGCACTGTCTGTccggcccctcccaccccacctccccagtccGGGCAGccgccatctccctctcccctttggcTGCTCTGGGGAGCCATCAGAGAGACTGCCCTCTGACCAGGGGGACGGGACCGTGTCTACCTTTTCACCCGTATAGTCTCTCctggcacttaacacagtgttctgcccacagtaagtgcttaatcaattagTACCACTACAACGGCTGCTACGTaccaagcacgggggtagataagaCAGGTGGGGTgcattccctggcccacatggggctcgcttcctccgcgggagggagaacaggtaccgaatcccgattttacggaggaggtgacAGGCCCAAAgaggatttacccaaggtcacccagcaggcagaaagGCAGAGCTGAAGTGAGCACTCAGGTCCTAACTGCCAGCGGGCCTGCGGCTTTCCCTTAGGGCACCCGGCTTCCCGGTAACTGTAGCCTACTCTCCCTCTGTGTTTAGTACAGGTCCTAAGTGCTCGTCCTGCCCGCCTCcatcccggccgggccggggcctcgcCGGCCCAGGCCCGGTGCTGCAGGAGGCGCTGTTGACTCACGGCTAGGGCCAGCAGCCATTTCAAATAAAGTGCTTTATTGCAGAGGAGCCCGAAGGAGGCCCCCGGCTTTAGGAGAGTCAAACCGACCCCTTTTCCCTACCCCAGCCTCCACCCCACTGCCCGCCGTGGCACCTGGGATTCAAGACAGGCTGGGCGGTGGGGAAACGCCCAGCCCGGAAGCGGGGAAGGGCACAGAATCCACCCAGCGCTGCCCCGGCTCCCTCCTACCCAGCCCCCTGCCTGGATCTTCCCCGGCCTCCAAAACGGGACCTgggaaggatggggtggggagggcacctcctggttctgctccctccccacggCAGGTGAGGCTGCTTTgccgcttcctctcccttcctctggcccAGCTCACCCCTACTCCTCGTAGCGGATGCTGGCGTAAcggctctgccccccccccccccgggtgggcTTGGGGGCAtcggccccacccctccctctctggctgcCACCCCTGCTGCAGCCACCCCGGCTCCGGGTCAGTCGGTGCCCTGGCTCTGGGCCAGGCCCGGCCTAGGTCCGAGCTGCTTGGCCAGAAAGGgtaagggaggggccggggagacgCCGCGCCCGAGCCCTGGCGGGAGCCACCCTCAGGGGCCGGAGCGGGGGGTGTGCCACCTGGCGTGCAGAACACCTCAGCCAGCAACCGAGGACGGAGAGGGGAAGCCATCCTCCCGTGACTCGACGGAGACAGGATCCCGGGGTGGTCTCGCCTGCCAGAGTCAGAACCCGACAGTCCCATTCCCCCATCCACCTAGCCAGAGTCCTACCGATACCGAGACTGGACCTGAGAAAACCCCAAAAAAGGCTCCAGCTTCTGGCCAGGCTGGGTCCCCTCACTCCGCCTGGCCTCCCCCAGGTCTCGGACAGCCC comes from the Ornithorhynchus anatinus isolate Pmale09 chromosome 1, mOrnAna1.pri.v4, whole genome shotgun sequence genome and includes:
- the AHSA1 gene encoding activator of 90 kDa heat shock protein ATPase homolog 1, producing the protein MAKWGEGDPRWIVEERADATNVNNWHWTERDASNWSTDKLKALLLAVRVQDEEGVCEVTEVSKLDGEASINNRKGKLIFFYEWNIKLNWLGTSKSGVKYKGHVEIPNLSDENDVDEVEISVSLAKDEPDTTLVAIMKREGVKKIRDAVGTYIGTLKTEFTQGMILPTVNGDANEPAPQPAPKAEEPKAKTGTSANQSKSVGVKIPTCKISLKDSFLTSPEELYRVFLTQEMVQAFTHAPATLEADKGGKFHLLDGNVSGEFIELVPEKHITMKWRFKSWPEGHFATITLTFIDKDGETEVRMEGKGVPAPEEERTRQGWQRYYFEGIKQTFGYGARLF